A window of the Campylobacter massiliensis genome harbors these coding sequences:
- a CDS encoding aldehyde dehydrogenase family protein has product MVRLQEKYGLFINGEFVPASSGKTLDTFDPATGKKLAAIADASKEDVDAAVKAAREAFKTFRHSTVSERSKILLKIADIIDANKDFLAAVETMDNGKPIRETLNVDVPYAAEHFRYFAGVIQGEEGSANVLEEKHLSLILREPIGVVAQIVPWNFPFLMAAWKLAPVIAAGDTSVLKPSSETSLSVLELMRLIKDVLPKGVVNVITGKGSGAGAFLQKHSGIDKIAFTGSTEIGREIAISAAEKIIPATLELGGKSANIIYADADFDLALDGVQMGILFNQGQVCCAGSRIFVEEKIYDKFIAAAVEKFKNLKVGDPLDPKTQMGSQINAKQAAKIVEYIDIGVKEGAKIAVGGKLAAAGDSFVEPTLLVDVSNDMRVAREEIFGPVGVVIKFKNEDELIKMVNDSEYGLGGGVFTQDITRAIRTARAMETGRVWINCYNQIPAGSPFGGYKSSGIGRETHKIILEHYTQMKNIMVNLTGKVSSFY; this is encoded by the coding sequence ATGGTTAGGTTACAAGAAAAATACGGCCTTTTTATAAACGGCGAATTCGTCCCCGCAAGTAGCGGCAAGACACTAGATACCTTTGATCCGGCCACCGGCAAAAAGCTAGCCGCGATCGCGGACGCGAGCAAAGAGGACGTGGACGCCGCGGTCAAGGCCGCTCGAGAAGCGTTTAAGACGTTTCGCCATAGCACTGTGAGCGAGCGAAGCAAAATTTTGCTCAAAATCGCCGATATAATCGACGCAAACAAGGACTTTTTGGCCGCGGTCGAGACGATGGATAACGGCAAGCCTATCCGCGAGACGCTAAACGTGGACGTGCCGTACGCGGCGGAGCATTTTAGGTATTTTGCAGGCGTGATCCAGGGCGAAGAAGGCAGCGCAAACGTACTCGAGGAAAAGCACCTCTCGCTAATCTTGCGCGAGCCTATCGGCGTCGTAGCACAGATCGTACCGTGGAATTTCCCGTTTTTGATGGCGGCGTGGAAACTAGCTCCAGTCATCGCAGCCGGCGACACGAGCGTGCTAAAACCGTCGTCTGAGACCAGTCTGAGCGTACTCGAGCTAATGCGCCTCATCAAAGACGTGCTACCAAAAGGCGTAGTAAACGTAATCACGGGCAAAGGCAGCGGCGCCGGAGCGTTTTTGCAAAAACATAGCGGCATCGACAAGATCGCATTTACCGGCTCGACAGAGATCGGACGCGAGATCGCTATCTCGGCGGCTGAAAAAATCATCCCCGCAACGCTCGAGCTAGGCGGCAAATCAGCCAACATCATCTACGCCGACGCGGACTTTGATCTAGCTCTAGACGGCGTTCAGATGGGCATTTTGTTTAACCAAGGGCAAGTTTGCTGCGCGGGCAGTAGGATATTTGTCGAGGAGAAAATTTACGATAAATTTATCGCAGCGGCTGTGGAGAAATTTAAAAATCTAAAAGTCGGCGATCCGCTCGATCCAAAGACGCAAATGGGCTCTCAAATTAACGCCAAACAAGCCGCCAAGATCGTCGAGTACATCGACATCGGCGTCAAAGAAGGCGCTAAAATCGCCGTCGGAGGCAAACTAGCGGCCGCAGGCGATAGCTTCGTCGAGCCGACGCTGCTAGTGGACGTGAGCAACGATATGCGCGTAGCCAGAGAGGAGATCTTCGGCCCGGTAGGCGTCGTGATCAAATTTAAAAACGAGGACGAGCTCATCAAGATGGTAAACGACAGCGAATACGGCCTGGGCGGCGGCGTCTTCACGCAGGACATCACTCGCGCCATCCGCACCGCTCGCGCGATGGAGACGGGCCGCGTGTGGATAAACTGCTACAACCAGATCCCGGCGGGCAGCCCTTTTGGCGGCTACAAGAGCTCCGGCATCGGCCGCGAAACGCACAAAATCATCCTTGAGCACTACACTCAGATGAAAAATATCATGGTAAATTTGACGGGCAAGGTTAGTTCGTTTTATTAA
- a CDS encoding tyrosine-type recombinase/integrase: MSISLSEYKKTKVPNIYVSKNHTNKFLFRKRSSDGRRATKVVEIAVREKWTGREYLQEAMAVFTEWAKGKDMAASNVSRIQPNIKVKQLWDLYMETRAKTKATTGLAAMFNNHIKNSSLGSLAIEKVTLDHIQIFYNSMRNKGLSPKTYNKTIKEILRPMFKYALIHRALAFEPTFGLKLDKIEKKSKVINCSNKLRNLFSAIDELYADDVFYWTLFALIFTGRRKSEILNLKWKNINFSNNTMLLERTKNSNDYIVAIPNFIASKLQEIPRVAELVFASPVSGETIVNLDRQVKKIRELSGVENFHLHMARDIVVGTLAEASADIHTMSGTLLHEELATHATLSRRRYLQSDPEKLASDRKFSSH, encoded by the coding sequence ATGTCAATCAGCCTAAGCGAATACAAAAAGACGAAAGTTCCAAATATCTACGTGAGTAAAAATCATACGAATAAGTTTTTATTCAGAAAAAGAAGTAGCGACGGAAGGCGAGCCACTAAGGTAGTAGAAATAGCCGTAAGAGAAAAATGGACCGGGCGGGAATATTTACAAGAAGCTATGGCAGTTTTTACGGAGTGGGCAAAAGGCAAAGATATGGCGGCGTCTAATGTTTCTAGAATCCAGCCAAACATCAAAGTTAAACAGCTTTGGGATTTATATATGGAAACCAGAGCAAAAACCAAAGCTACGACCGGGCTAGCGGCGATGTTTAACAATCACATCAAAAATAGCTCTCTAGGCTCGCTGGCAATAGAAAAGGTAACGCTTGACCATATTCAAATTTTTTACAACTCCATGCGAAACAAGGGACTATCGCCAAAAACATACAACAAAACGATAAAAGAAATTTTACGCCCTATGTTTAAGTACGCGCTTATTCATAGGGCTCTAGCTTTCGAGCCAACGTTTGGTTTAAAGTTGGACAAGATCGAGAAAAAATCAAAAGTCATCAATTGCTCGAATAAGCTCAGAAATTTATTTTCAGCCATTGATGAACTTTACGCCGACGACGTTTTTTATTGGACGCTTTTTGCCCTGATTTTTACGGGCAGGCGAAAGTCCGAAATTTTAAACCTAAAATGGAAAAACATAAATTTCAGCAACAACACTATGCTTTTAGAGAGGACAAAAAACTCTAACGACTATATCGTAGCCATCCCAAATTTTATAGCATCCAAGCTACAAGAGATACCGAGGGTAGCCGAGCTAGTGTTTGCCAGCCCCGTAAGCGGCGAGACGATAGTTAATCTAGACAGACAAGTTAAAAAAATCAGAGAACTTTCGGGTGTTGAAAATTTTCACCTGCATATGGCGAGAGATATAGTGGTCGGTACTCTTGCGGAAGCTAGCGCGGATATCCATACGATGTCGGGCACTTTACTACACGAAGAACTAGCGACCCATGCAACACTATCTAGGCGTCGATACTTACAAAGCGACCCAGAAAAGCTCGCAAGTGATAGAAAATTTAGTAGCCACTAA
- a CDS encoding Abi family protein, translating to MDKFNKPKLSIARQVVYLETKGVKFNICDKESAIDFLTNNSYLFKIKAYAKNYTKRDDDTYINLEFAYLKELSTIDMHLRRFILTLTLNIEHLLKTKLLRDFNEDECDGYSIVDDYLNANPKQKNYFLNYSKHDFTAKDNIINKYRVDLSIWNLIEILEFKNFTNFCDFYYKKFPNQEYIKIKNMLTSVQFIRNAAAHNNCLINNLNPIDKFRPTYQIMDFLNLHLRSSKKSVENKMKNPFINNFLCSFLIFNILCKTKPMKKATVVELMSLLKRARKHKGFYESNNKLTSTYAFLVKSSASIKRNFIHF from the coding sequence TTGGATAAATTTAATAAACCAAAGTTATCTATAGCCCGGCAAGTCGTCTACTTGGAAACCAAAGGGGTAAAATTTAATATATGCGATAAAGAATCGGCTATCGATTTTTTAACCAACAATAGTTACCTATTTAAAATAAAAGCCTATGCTAAAAATTACACCAAGCGAGACGATGATACATACATAAATTTAGAATTTGCCTATTTAAAGGAGCTATCTACTATAGATATGCATCTTCGCAGATTTATCCTAACTCTTACCTTAAATATAGAGCATCTTTTAAAAACTAAGCTATTAAGGGATTTTAATGAAGATGAGTGCGATGGATACTCGATAGTAGATGATTATCTCAATGCCAATCCCAAACAGAAAAACTATTTTTTAAATTATAGCAAACACGACTTTACAGCCAAAGACAATATTATTAATAAATATAGAGTCGACCTATCGATATGGAATTTAATCGAGATATTGGAGTTTAAAAACTTTACAAATTTTTGCGATTTTTATTATAAAAAATTTCCAAATCAAGAATACATAAAAATAAAAAACATGCTAACATCAGTGCAGTTTATTAGAAATGCAGCGGCGCACAATAACTGTTTGATAAACAATCTAAACCCTATCGACAAATTTAGACCGACTTATCAGATTATGGATTTTTTAAATTTACATCTAAGATCATCGAAAAAAAGCGTTGAAAATAAAATGAAAAATCCATTTATAAATAACTTTTTATGTTCTTTTTTGATATTTAATATACTTTGCAAAACCAAACCCATGAAAAAAGCTACAGTAGTAGAGCTAATGAGCCTGCTTAAAAGAGCTAGAAAACATAAAGGATTTTATGAATCCAACAATAAACTAACCAGTACCTACGCCTTCTTGGTAAAATCTTCAGCAAGCATAAAAAGAAATTTTATACACTTTTAA
- a CDS encoding helix-turn-helix transcriptional regulator, with the protein MQINPCQKKFITPVEFEALLSIGTDAQSIWRSKGILPYIKLGGRKVLYDREKIEKWIARHEVDRDQVQYILDAESV; encoded by the coding sequence ATGCAAATAAATCCTTGTCAAAAAAAGTTTATAACCCCTGTGGAATTTGAAGCTCTCCTTAGTATCGGTACGGATGCTCAATCCATTTGGAGATCAAAAGGCATCTTGCCTTATATAAAGCTGGGTGGTAGAAAAGTTCTATACGATAGAGAAAAAATAGAAAAATGGATAGCCAGGCACGAAGTGGATAGAGATCAAGTGCAATATATTTTAGATGCTGAATCTGTATAA
- a CDS encoding relaxase family protein has translation MLVKFLPTYTGGGLGSINYLLNERKAAGTAKVVKGDENLTRAIIKGIDFKQKTCFGVLSFEEKHDFLTEEQKLKIIKDFERALLGDYMLERVNVLWVEHSDKDGRLELNFLIPKIDLVTGKSFNPYFDKYDQGRIDLFKRIVNDEYNLSSPDDPAREQTISASKKNIGHYQKLEELDKKLHELVREGYIKNRDHMIELLNQSGIEVTRSTKKSITVVLPNQKTKNRLKGGIYDANFTGAQALGELSQSSSRRIREFHNRNPQEELKGNRQKLEELIRKRDKFNRQKFGIQPSRNYIDPKQEQKMDISAHGYDSADNRNGGGISYALLFGGAANQENETGCHQGAAGAFGRTNKRDGIN, from the coding sequence GGCGGTCTTGGAAGTATAAACTATCTACTAAACGAAAGAAAAGCGGCTGGAACGGCTAAGGTCGTAAAAGGCGACGAGAATTTAACCAGAGCTATTATTAAAGGAATCGACTTTAAGCAAAAAACATGCTTTGGAGTTTTGTCATTTGAAGAGAAGCATGACTTCTTAACCGAAGAGCAAAAGCTAAAAATAATAAAAGATTTCGAGCGCGCATTGCTCGGGGATTATATGCTAGAGCGGGTAAATGTGCTCTGGGTCGAACATTCCGACAAAGACGGAAGACTCGAGTTAAATTTCTTGATCCCGAAAATCGATTTGGTAACCGGCAAATCGTTTAACCCCTACTTTGACAAGTATGATCAAGGTAGAATCGATCTGTTTAAAAGAATCGTTAATGACGAGTATAATCTTTCAAGCCCCGACGATCCCGCAAGAGAGCAAACGATATCGGCTAGCAAGAAAAACATAGGACACTATCAAAAATTAGAAGAACTTGATAAAAAGCTACACGAACTAGTAAGAGAGGGCTACATCAAAAATAGAGATCATATGATAGAGCTTCTTAATCAAAGCGGCATTGAAGTAACTAGATCGACAAAGAAAAGCATAACTGTAGTACTACCTAATCAAAAAACAAAAAATCGTCTCAAAGGAGGAATATACGATGCAAATTTCACAGGCGCTCAAGCACTTGGAGAGCTCAGCCAAAGCTCAAGCAGAAGAATTCGAGAGTTCCATAATAGGAATCCACAAGAGGAGCTTAAAGGGAATAGGCAAAAACTTGAAGAGCTCATTAGAAAGCGAGATAAATTCAATAGGCAAAAATTTGGAATCCAGCCTTCAAGAAATTATATCGATCCAAAGCAAGAACAAAAGATGGATATTAGCGCTCACGGCTACGATAGCGCTGATAATCGGAATGGCGGCGGGATATCATATGCGCTCTTATTCGGTGGAGCTGCAAATCAAGAAAATGAGACCGGATGCCATCAAGGAGCTGCAGGTGCTTTTGGACGAACAAACAAAAGAGATGGAATCAATTAG